Proteins encoded in a region of the Quercus lobata isolate SW786 chromosome 8, ValleyOak3.0 Primary Assembly, whole genome shotgun sequence genome:
- the LOC115957737 gene encoding uncharacterized protein LOC115957737 yields the protein MALEIPEDLIKRVQISLRREANLASYNPDDTSLPNLPSLQQTLSQLDPSPPYLRCKHCKARLLRGIQSLICVFCGRHHHLDPIPDPLVFRNTFACRWFLDSLDLDGSETVGPSIRANESNRGQSAAKDEFPLSDLLDLEIRWSAESEKVGTSYVLNETPIQRKNVLNLAEVDLDNFFDDGKRDVASSSSQVSNKQIGSTESKDFQVSANLNLFENLQPSETATRSMESKSGDSFSGWEANFQSANSGTYREETKPFDPFVGSAGDISARMGAVFETGKDATDGKGDDNTLPSASTNNDLFQDDLWTNSSSGIIGQAERVEMTANVKDGVIAENANISSSMNVDWLQVDLLQSNNKKAPDVKTTKEDDDPFEAWNDFTSSTSAQDPFHGSLKQTVNEATPSAEQTSEINLFGSVNNSQDIDFGSFSQQDLFSGADSNQYGSSEVHNNPSESFISDRMPNTNPTVEGDAEDVTKGGDVSSARTRSNVDDVETIMSQMHDLSFMLDGNLSIPQKR from the exons ATGGCGTTGGAAATCCCAGAAGATCTAATAAAACGAGTCCAGATCTCGCTTCGCAGAGAAGCCAATCTAGCTTCGTACAACCCAGACGACACGTCGCTTCCAAACCTCCCTTCACTCCAACAAACCCTATCCCAACTCGATCCATCGCCACCTTACCTTCGCTGCAAGCACTGCAAAGCTCGACTCCTTCGAGGTATCCAATCCTTAATCTGCGTCTTCTGTGGCCGACACCACCACCTCGATCCCATTCCCGACCCCCTCGTTTTCCGCAACACCTTCGCTTGCCGCTGGTTCCTCGATTCCTTAGACCTCGATGGATCG GAGACAGTGGGACCATCCATTAGAGCAAATGAATCAAACAGAGGACAAAGTGCAGCAAAAGACGAGTTTCCCCTGTCTGATTTGTTAGATTTAGAAATAAGATGGTCTGCTGAGTCTGAGAAAGTTGGGACTAGCTATGTCCTAAATGAGACACCAATTCAACGAAAAAATGTCTTAAATTTGGCTGAAGTTGATCTTGACAACTTTTTTGATGATGGAAAGAGAGATGTGGCTTCTAGTTCATCTCaagtttcaaacaaacaaattgggaGTACAGAAAGTAAGGATTTTCAAGTTTCCGCAAATCTTAATTTGTTCGAGAATCTTCAGCCGTCTGAGACAGCTACAAGGTCTATGGAAAGCAAGAGTGGTGACTCTTTTTCTGGTTGGGAGGCAAACTTCCAGTCTGCTAATTCAGGAACTTATCGTGAAGAAACCAAACCATTTGACCCTTTCGTGGGTTCTGCGGGTGATATATCTGCTCGTATGGGTGCAGTTTTTGAAACCGGAAAAGATGCTACTGATGGAAAAGGAGACGATAATACACTTCCATCAGCATCCACGAATAATGACTTGTTTCAAGATGATTTATGGACTAATTCCAGCTCAGGGATAATTGGCCAGGCTGAGAGGGTTGAAATGACTGCAAACGTTAAGGATGGTGTAATAGCAGAGAATGCAAATATTTCTTCCTCCATGAATGTTGATTGGCTACAAGTTGATCTATTGCAAAGCAACAATAAGAAAGCTCCTGATGTTAAGACCACCAAAGAAGATGATGATCCATTTGAGGCATGGAATGATTTTACAAGCTCAACTAGTGCACAAGATCCTTTTCATGGTTCTTTGAAACAAACTGTTAATGAGGCGACACCTTCTGCAGAACAGACATCAGAAATCAATTTGTTCGGCTCGGTAAACAACTCACAAGATATCGATTTTGGTAGCTTTTCACAACAAGATTTATTTTCAGGAGCAGATAGCAATCAATATGGTTCTTCAGAAGTGCACAATAATCCATCAGAGTCTTTTATTTCTGACAG GATGCCCAACACAAATCCAACAGTTGAAGGAGATGCTGAAGATGTTACGAAAGGTGGAGATGTTTCCAGCGCAAGAACCAGGTCTAATGTTGATGATGTAGAGACAATAATGTCACAAATGCATGATCTTTCTTTTATGCTTGATGGCAATCTCTCAATCCCCCAGAAGCGTTAA
- the LOC115956736 gene encoding serine/threonine-protein phosphatase 7 long form homolog, with translation MSYDKFTDTSMAAANAGQINHAQPGPIDTSVLTLQPNHRSEAIWNGQDPGSLKCRARSEEFSNREPMVDDRVIDIIKALGLEGLLRTPGREIDHGLITALVERWRPETHTFHMPHGEVTITLQDVEVLLGLPVDGDAVTGSTQKEWENVCDEYLGFRPTNEDHLERAGQRILIKRLLEQVAHPLPPNAEDDEVHRYARCYILALLGDTIFMDKSGDRVHLMWVQQLEDLRNPRRYSWGSACLAWLYRQLCRASDKKASQIGGCLLLVQYWAWARFPFLCPAVERGPPVGAYGPLVRGPLSLKWVWVPNKKNRPAQVFRDRYREQIALMLPNQVVWQPYEDEYENLPPWCVAGRAVWTAIVPLVCFHLVEKHTPDRVVRQFGMIQEIPRDVNTDPVLHGIDLRGKIGVDWMRRHAMYLTDWGHRLQRRCEAVLGDMPLQHEYFDWFTRITRRFIDIPGARFILMIEGYVRMMRRHPVGTEEHNDIINVLEAVHEIGRVRPREPEAPNEEAATPAVVPTLDPSPSTAHPSLSPTIPSPTPHPSVSPTIPSPTSHPSPTPTIPLATPHESPSPTIPPPTPHESPSPTIPPPTPHACPGSDIRPPTPRSFPELSPIPSFDLGLDQTPPDLQQDPHSHSTSTGPPHVQPEQPVGLAAAAEGRPKRISKAPPCGTGGHKHGHNAGPEASDEGHARPPPYYTRKRKVQKSHLPLKNKVAEQISLDPLTNMTGDVWHVFLKGDFKHMLYGYKFDGKFSPDEGLYYDSSRILLDPYAKAVISRGEFGALGADGNCWPQMACMEPSFDDEELKVRCK, from the exons ATGTCTTATGATAAGTTCACGGATACAAG TATGGCTGCTGCAAATGCTGGACAGATTAACCATGCGCAGCCTGGCCCCATTGACACGTCAGTGTTGACGTTGCAGCCCAACCATCGATCAGAAGCCATTTGGAATGGGCAG GATCCAGGGTCCCTTAAATGTCGTGCCCGTAGTGAAGAGTTCTCGAATCGAGAGCCAATGGTGGACGATCGAGTCATTGACATCATTAAGGCACTTGGTTTGGAGGGACTTCTCAGGACTCCGGGTAGAGAGATTGATCATGGCCTGATAACGGCCTTAGTGGAGAGATGGCGGCCCGAGACTCACACATTCCACATGCCGCATGGTGAGGTCACCATCACACTGCAGGATGTGGAGGTTCTTCTTGGACTTCCTGTTGATGGTGACGCTGTAACAGGGAGCACACAAAAAGAATGGGAGAATGTGTGTGATGAGTACCTTGGCTTTCGACCTACCAATGAAGACCATCTAGAACGTGCTGGCCAAAGGATTCTCATAAAACGGCTTTTGGAGCAAGTTGCCCATCCGCTGCCGCCTAATGCTGAAGACGATGAAGTGCATAGGTACGCACGATGCTACATCCTAGCGCTATTGGGGGACACAATCTTCATGGACAAATCCGGTGATAGGGTGCATCTAATGTGGGTGCAGCAGTTGGAAGACCTTCGCAACCCACGAAGGTATAGTTGGGGAAGTGCTTGCCTTGCATGGTTGTACCGACAGTTATGCAGGGCAAGCGATAAGAAAGCTAGTCAGATTGGTGGGTGTTTATTGTTGGTCCAGTATTGGGCGTGGGCCAGATTCCCCTTTTTGTGCCCGGCAGTTGAGCGTGGCCCACCAGTGGGTGCTTATGGTCCTCTAGTGCGTGGTCCACTGTCCCTTAA GTGGGTGTGggtcccaaacaagaaaaataggcCCGCCCAGGTCTTCAGGGACAGGTATCGGGAGCAAATAGCTTTAATGTTGCCAAACCAG GTGGTGTGGCAGCCGTATGAAGATGAATACGAGAACCTTCCGCCGTGGTGCGTTGCAGGGAGGGCAGTGTGGACGGCAATCGTGCCGCTTGTATGTTTCCATCTAGTAGAGAAACATACACCGGATCGTGTCGTTCGGCAATTTGGGATGATCCAAGAAATTCCCCGCGATGTTAACACGGACCCGGTGCTTCATGGAATTGATTTGAGGGGGAAGATAGGTGTTGATTGGATGCGGAGACATGCTATGTATCTCACGGACTGGGGTCATCGTCTTCAACGGCGTTGTGAAGCAGTGCTTGGTGATATGCCTCTACAGCACGAGTACTTCGATTGGTTCACAAGGATAACTCGAAGGTTTATCGATATCCCTGGTGCTAGATTCATTCTAATG ATTGAAGGATATGTCCGTATGATGCGCCGTCACCCAGTGGGCACGGAGGAGCACAATGACATTATTAATGTGCTGGAGGCAGTGCATGAGATTGGCCGTGTACGACCTCGGGAACCTGAGGCCCCGAACGAGGAGGCAGCTACTCCTGCG GTTGTCCCTACCCTCGATCCCTCTCCATCCACCGCACATCCATCCCTTagccccaccatcccttcacccaCCCCACATCCATCCGTTagccccaccatcccttcacccaCCTCACATCCATCCCCTACCCCTACCATCCCTTTAGCCACTCCACATGAGTCCCCTAGTCCCACCATCCCTCCACCCACCCCACATGAGTCCCCTAGTCCCACCATCCCTCCACCCACTCCACATGCCTGTCCTGGGTCTGACATTCGTCCACCCACCCCACGGTCATTTCCTGAGCTATCACCTATTCCATCATTTGACCTGGGTCTTGATCAAACCCCTCCTGACTTGCAACAGGACCCACATTCCCACAGTACATCCACTGGCCCACCCCATGTTCAGCCTGAGCAGCCTGTTGGGTTAGCTGCAGCGGCAGAAGGTCGGCCAAAACGCATATCTAAGGCACCTCCTTGTGGGACAGGGGGGCACAAACATGGACACAACGCTGGGCCGGAGGCATCtgatgaaggacatgcaagACCTCCTCCTTATTATACGAGAAAGCGTAAGGTTCAAAAAAG CCATTTACCTCTGAAGAATAAAGTGGCTGAGCAAATCTCACTTGATCCATTGACAAATATGACAGGCGATGTCTGGCATGTATTCCTGAAAGGAGACTTCAAACACATGCTTTATGGCTACAAATTTGATGGAAAATTCTCCCCAGACGAAGGGCTTTACTATGATTCTTCTCGGATTCTATTGGATCCTTATGCAAAA GCAGTTATAAGCAGAGGTGAGTTTGGTGCTTTAGGAGCTGATGGTAATTGCTGGCCCCAAATGGCCTGCATGGAAccttcttttgatgatgag GAGCTAAAGGTTAGATGTAAATAG